A window of Campylobacter pinnipediorum subsp. pinnipediorum contains these coding sequences:
- a CDS encoding TonB C-terminal domain-containing protein has product MDVMIAEQELSTEIKAPEKKEEKEITKEDQPEKKQEEKEKTNTTNKQTTQAAQKEEEQVVVSEKKPSLKDLFKDIDTKELQQKEKKSTKIQSRKKDEKKNSTTKTNKATNIIESLKIDEVAKTPESQSTGTYDPLLGAIQNQIERAWRSYKADSDNKALIKILIDAYGNFNYEIIKLSFDDNFNKKVREFLNKLTTEKFPHSNNNRSISLNLFLEDKL; this is encoded by the coding sequence ATGGATGTTATGATAGCAGAACAAGAGTTATCAACTGAGATAAAAGCACCAGAAAAGAAAGAAGAAAAAGAAATAACAAAAGAAGATCAACCTGAAAAGAAGCAAGAAGAAAAAGAAAAAACAAACACCACAAATAAACAAACAACACAGGCAGCACAAAAAGAAGAAGAGCAAGTTGTAGTTAGTGAAAAAAAACCTAGCTTAAAAGACTTATTTAAAGATATAGATACAAAAGAATTACAGCAAAAAGAGAAAAAAAGTACAAAAATACAAAGCAGAAAAAAAGATGAGAAAAAAAACTCAACAACAAAAACAAACAAAGCGACAAATATCATAGAAAGTTTAAAAATAGATGAAGTAGCAAAAACACCTGAAAGTCAAAGTACTGGAACATATGATCCATTACTAGGTGCTATACAAAATCAAATTGAAAGAGCTTGGAGAAGCTATAAGGCTGATTCTGATAATAAGGCTCTTATAAAAATTCTAATAGATGCTTATGGAAATTTTAATTATGAAATAATAAAGCTATCTTTTGATGATAATTTCAATAAAAAAGTAAGAGAATTCTTAAACAAATTAACCACAGAAAAATTTCCGCATTCAAACAACAATAGAAGTATATCTTTAAATTTATTTTTAGAAGATAAGCTGTAA
- a CDS encoding biopolymer transporter ExbD — protein sequence MKLADFKFDDDVPELNITPLVDIMLVLLAILMVTMPTIVYQEDINLPTGSKTKSSNTLQKDLTVFINEKREIKIEQHKMSLKEFPDNILLITQKYDKNSPVYIKADKNLKYDDVMFALKTLKNSGFIKVALQTN from the coding sequence ATGAAATTGGCTGATTTTAAATTTGATGATGACGTGCCAGAATTAAATATAACACCACTTGTTGATATTATGCTTGTACTACTAGCTATATTGATGGTTACTATGCCAACTATAGTTTATCAAGAAGATATCAACCTACCAACTGGTTCTAAGACAAAGTCATCAAATACTCTGCAAAAAGATTTGACTGTTTTTATAAATGAAAAACGTGAAATTAAAATAGAACAACACAAAATGTCCCTAAAAGAATTTCCAGATAATATATTATTAATCACTCAAAAGTATGATAAGAATTCACCAGTTTACATAAAAGCCGATAAAAATCTAAAATATGACGATGTAATGTTTGCATTAAAAACGCTTAAAAATTCCGGATTTATCAAAGTAGCGTTACAAACAAATTAA
- a CDS encoding MotA/TolQ/ExbB proton channel family protein, which yields MESMDIVLNYFSKSSFITIFVLSWLSLYFIMSFTILFSRMTGLGALQRKEQNALESLLMGAKNLPRDSFFKKFISNGITKEKLHIALNLAERRSTSGLVWLGIIASTSPFIGLFGTVVSILETFSNLGSSANTSLNVIAPAISEALIATGAGIFVAIPAYTFNLLIKRKAYELIGVLQRQADVIFGIKDEIG from the coding sequence ATGGAATCTATGGATATTGTTTTAAACTATTTTTCTAAGAGTAGCTTTATAACCATATTTGTATTATCTTGGTTGTCTTTATATTTTATAATGAGTTTTACAATATTATTTTCTAGAATGACAGGACTTGGAGCATTGCAAAGAAAAGAACAAAATGCTCTTGAGTCTTTGTTAATGGGTGCTAAAAATTTACCAAGAGATTCTTTTTTTAAGAAATTTATTTCAAATGGCATAACAAAAGAAAAGCTACACATAGCTTTAAATTTAGCCGAAAGAAGATCAACTAGCGGTCTAGTATGGCTTGGAATTATTGCATCTACATCTCCATTTATAGGTCTTTTTGGAACGGTGGTATCTATTTTGGAAACATTTTCTAATTTAGGAAGTAGTGCCAATACATCTTTAAATGTTATCGCTCCAGCTATATCAGAAGCACTTATTGCTACAGGGGCTGGAATATTTGTCGCTATACCAGCGTATACTTTCAATCTTTTGATAAAAAGAAAAGCTTATGAGCTTATAGGTGTTTTACAACGTCAAGCCGATGTAATATTTGGTATAAAGGATGAAATTGGCTGA
- the atpC gene encoding ATP synthase F1 subunit epsilon has product MNKLHLEIVTPQGQVFSGDVSSVVLPGSDGEFGVLPSHASLVSLLQAGIIDIQDLDNKHDIVAINWGYAKIDEEKVTILADGAVYVSGNSESDLSDSLNKAKELFNSISSDKNAFATTISKMENIARNK; this is encoded by the coding sequence ATGAATAAATTACATTTAGAAATAGTTACACCTCAAGGGCAAGTTTTTTCTGGCGATGTAAGTAGTGTTGTACTGCCTGGAAGCGATGGCGAATTTGGTGTTTTACCAAGTCATGCTTCCTTGGTTTCACTTCTTCAAGCAGGCATAATAGATATACAAGATTTGGATAACAAACACGATATAGTTGCCATAAACTGGGGTTATGCCAAGATAGATGAAGAAAAAGTAACTATACTTGCAGATGGTGCCGTTTATGTGTCAGGAAATAGCGAAAGCGATCTGTCTGATTCTTTGAATAAAGCTAAGGAGTTATTCAATAGTATAAGTAGCGACAAAAATGCATTTGCTACTACTATATCAAAAATGGAAAATATTGCGAGAAATAAATAA
- the atpD gene encoding F0F1 ATP synthase subunit beta — MKGIISQVMGPVVDVDFNDYLPKINEAIEVFFDVEGKKNRLVLEVAAHLGDNRVRTIAMDMSEGLTRGLEATALGTPISIPVGEKVLGRIFNVVGDLIDEGEDIKFENHWSIHRDPPPFEEQSTKSEIFETGIKVVDLLAPYAKGGKVGLFGGAGVGKTVIIMELIHNVAFKHSGYSVFAGVGERTREGNDLYHEMKESNVLDKVALCYGQMNEPPGARNRIALTGLTMAEYFRDEMGLDVLMFIDNIFRFSQSGAEMSALLGRIPSAVGYQPTLASEMGKFQERITSTKKGSITSVQAVYVPADDLTDPAPATVFAHLDATTVLNRAIAEKGIYPAVDPLDSTSRMLDPQILGEEHYKVARGVQAVLQKYKDLQDIIAILGMDELSEEDKLTVDRARKIERFLSQPFFVAEVFTGSPGKYVSLEESIAGFKGILEGKYDELPEAAFYMVGSIEEAIAKAEKLKS; from the coding sequence ATGAAGGGTATTATTAGTCAAGTAATGGGTCCCGTAGTAGACGTTGATTTTAATGACTATTTGCCAAAGATTAATGAAGCTATTGAAGTTTTCTTTGATGTTGAAGGCAAAAAAAATAGACTGGTTTTAGAAGTAGCTGCACACTTAGGAGATAATAGAGTTAGAACTATTGCGATGGATATGAGTGAAGGGCTTACAAGAGGCCTTGAGGCTACTGCATTAGGAACACCTATTAGCATACCAGTTGGTGAAAAGGTTTTGGGTAGAATTTTTAACGTTGTTGGTGATTTGATTGACGAAGGTGAAGATATTAAATTTGAAAATCATTGGTCTATCCATAGAGATCCGCCTCCATTTGAAGAACAAAGCACAAAAAGTGAAATTTTTGAAACAGGTATAAAAGTTGTTGACTTACTAGCTCCTTATGCAAAGGGAGGAAAAGTTGGCTTATTTGGTGGTGCTGGAGTTGGAAAAACAGTTATTATTATGGAACTTATTCACAATGTTGCGTTTAAACATAGTGGTTATTCTGTATTTGCTGGCGTTGGTGAAAGAACAAGAGAAGGTAATGACCTTTATCATGAAATGAAAGAGTCAAACGTATTGGATAAAGTTGCACTGTGCTATGGACAGATGAACGAACCACCAGGAGCAAGAAACCGTATAGCACTTACTGGTTTGACAATGGCTGAGTATTTTAGAGATGAAATGGGTCTTGATGTATTGATGTTTATAGATAATATATTCCGTTTTTCTCAATCAGGTGCAGAGATGTCAGCCTTACTTGGTCGTATCCCATCAGCGGTTGGTTATCAACCTACACTAGCGAGCGAAATGGGTAAATTCCAAGAAAGAATTACATCTACAAAAAAAGGTTCAATTACATCAGTTCAAGCTGTTTATGTTCCAGCTGATGACTTGACAGACCCAGCACCGGCAACTGTTTTTGCTCACCTTGATGCTACAACAGTTCTAAACCGTGCTATAGCTGAAAAAGGTATCTATCCAGCAGTTGATCCACTCGACTCAACATCTCGTATGCTAGACCCACAAATTCTTGGAGAAGAGCACTATAAAGTTGCTCGTGGTGTTCAAGCTGTGCTTCAAAAATATAAAGATTTGCAAGATATCATAGCTATATTAGGTATGGATGAACTTAGCGAAGAAGATAAATTAACAGTTGATAGAGCAAGAAAGATAGAGAGATTTTTATCTCAGCCATTCTTTGTTGCTGAAGTTTTCACAGGTAGTCCTGGAAAGTATGTTAGTCTTGAAGAAAGTATAGCTGGATTTAAAGGTATATTAGAAGGCAAATACGATGAGCTTCCAGAAGCGGCATTTTATATGGTTGGAAGTATAGAAGAGGCTATTGCTAAAGCTGAAAAACTTAAGTCTTAA
- the atpG gene encoding ATP synthase F1 subunit gamma: MSNLKDIKRKIKSVQNTQKTTRAMKLVSTAKLRKAEEAARKSRVYALKINEVLSEIAYKINQYTSVANESNFFNISKKVEKVDIIFVTADKGLCGGFNVQTIKNVKKLVEEYKSQNAKVRLRAVGKKGIEFFNFQGVELLKKHVGVSSSPTYEKSQEIIQDAINDFVNGETDKVILVHNGYKNMISQEIKITDIAPIEPPKTPDVKTDSLMEFEPEDDSSKILDELLKKYFEYNMYFSLVDSLVAEHSARMQAMDNATNNAKERVKQLNLAYNKARQESITTELIEIISGVESMK, encoded by the coding sequence ATGTCAAATTTAAAAGATATAAAAAGAAAGATTAAGAGTGTTCAAAATACTCAAAAGACTACTCGTGCTATGAAGCTTGTCTCTACTGCAAAACTTAGAAAAGCAGAAGAGGCAGCGAGAAAGTCTAGGGTTTATGCTCTTAAGATAAATGAGGTTTTATCAGAAATAGCATATAAGATAAACCAATATACATCAGTTGCAAATGAAAGTAATTTTTTCAATATTTCTAAGAAGGTTGAAAAAGTAGATATTATTTTTGTTACTGCAGATAAGGGATTGTGTGGCGGTTTTAATGTTCAGACTATTAAAAATGTAAAAAAATTAGTAGAAGAATATAAATCACAAAATGCAAAAGTTCGTTTGCGTGCTGTTGGTAAAAAAGGTATTGAGTTTTTCAATTTCCAAGGTGTTGAGTTGCTTAAGAAGCATGTAGGTGTAAGCTCATCTCCAACATACGAAAAATCTCAAGAAATAATACAAGATGCTATAAATGATTTTGTAAATGGAGAAACAGATAAAGTAATATTGGTTCACAATGGCTATAAAAATATGATTTCACAAGAGATAAAAATTACAGATATTGCACCAATAGAACCACCAAAAACACCGGATGTAAAGACAGATTCATTGATGGAATTTGAACCTGAAGATGACAGTTCAAAAATTTTAGATGAATTGCTTAAAAAATATTTTGAATACAATATGTATTTTTCGCTGGTTGACTCATTAGTCGCTGAACATAGTGCAAGAATGCAAGCTATGGACAATGCAACAAATAACGCTAAAGAAAGAGTTAAGCAGTTAAACCTAGCTTACAACAAAGCTAGACAAGAATCCATAACCACCGAACTTATTGAGATAATAAGTGGTGTTGAGTCAATGAAATAA
- the atpA gene encoding F0F1 ATP synthase subunit alpha, with the protein MSVKNKADEISTIIKERIENFELNIDVEETGKVISVADGVANVYGLKNIMAGEMVEFESGEKGMALNLEESSVGIVILGKTNAISEGTSVKRLKKLLRVPVGDALIGRVVNALGEPIDAKGPIEATETRFVEEKAKGIMARKSVHEPLQTGIKAIDALVPIGRGQRELIIGDRQTGKTTVAIDTIINQRGQNVVCIYVAIGQKQSTVAQVVKKLEEYGAMDYTIVVSAGASDAAALQYLAPYAGVTMGEYFRDNSRHALIIYDDLSKHAVAYREMSLILRRPPGREAYPGDVFYLHSRLLERASKLNDELGAGSLTALPIIETQAGDVSAYIPTNVISITDGQIFLESDLFNSGIRPAINVGLSVSRVGGSAQIKATKQVSGNLRLDLAQYRELQAFAQFASDLDESSRKQLERGQKMVEVLKQPPYSPLPVENQVLIIFAGSKGYLDDIETSSVTKFEAELYPYVEAKSPEVFEQIRTKKAIDKELEEILHKVIKEFKATFSSN; encoded by the coding sequence GTGAGTGTTAAAAATAAAGCTGATGAAATTAGCACTATCATCAAAGAAAGAATTGAAAATTTTGAATTAAATATCGATGTTGAAGAGACAGGTAAGGTTATATCTGTTGCTGATGGTGTTGCAAATGTTTATGGACTTAAAAACATTATGGCTGGCGAGATGGTTGAGTTTGAAAGTGGTGAAAAAGGAATGGCACTTAACCTTGAAGAAAGCAGTGTTGGTATAGTTATACTTGGTAAAACAAATGCCATTTCAGAAGGAACTTCTGTAAAAAGATTAAAAAAACTACTTCGTGTTCCAGTTGGCGATGCTCTAATAGGTCGTGTTGTAAATGCGCTTGGTGAGCCTATAGATGCAAAAGGACCTATAGAAGCTACAGAAACTAGATTTGTTGAAGAAAAAGCTAAAGGAATTATGGCCAGAAAATCAGTTCACGAGCCTCTACAAACAGGTATAAAAGCTATTGACGCTCTTGTTCCGATAGGTCGCGGACAACGTGAATTAATAATTGGCGATAGACAAACCGGAAAAACAACTGTTGCGATAGATACTATAATAAACCAAAGAGGTCAAAATGTAGTATGTATATATGTTGCTATAGGTCAAAAACAATCAACAGTTGCACAAGTTGTAAAAAAACTTGAAGAATATGGTGCTATGGACTATACCATTGTTGTAAGTGCTGGTGCAAGCGATGCTGCTGCATTACAATATCTTGCTCCATATGCTGGTGTAACGATGGGTGAATATTTTAGAGATAACTCTCGTCATGCATTGATTATATATGATGATTTATCAAAACATGCTGTAGCATATCGTGAAATGTCTCTTATTTTACGTCGTCCTCCAGGTCGTGAAGCTTATCCGGGAGATGTATTTTACCTACACTCAAGATTGCTTGAAAGAGCTAGTAAGCTAAATGATGAGCTTGGTGCTGGTTCTTTAACAGCTTTACCTATCATAGAAACACAAGCTGGTGACGTTTCTGCCTATATACCAACAAACGTTATATCAATAACAGATGGTCAGATATTCCTAGAATCAGACTTGTTTAACTCAGGAATTCGTCCTGCGATTAACGTTGGTCTTTCTGTTTCAAGGGTCGGTGGTTCAGCACAGATAAAGGCTACTAAACAAGTTTCTGGAAATTTAAGACTAGACCTTGCTCAATACCGTGAGCTTCAAGCATTTGCTCAATTTGCAAGTGATCTTGATGAAAGCTCAAGAAAGCAACTAGAGCGTGGACAAAAAATGGTTGAAGTTTTAAAACAACCTCCTTATTCTCCACTTCCTGTTGAAAATCAAGTATTGATAATATTTGCTGGTTCTAAAGGATACCTTGATGATATAGAAACTTCAAGTGTTACAAAATTTGAAGCTGAATTATATCCTTATGTTGAAGCAAAATCACCAGAAGTTTTCGAGCAGATAAGAACAAAAAAAGCAATAGATAAAGAGCTAGAAGAGATTTTACATAAAGTAATTAAAGAGTTTAAAGCGACTTTTTCTTCTAATTAA
- a CDS encoding F0F1 ATP synthase subunit delta, translated as MNEIVAKKYVKAILNGSSSTDLDIFIENLENISSAFENEKFQNIITMPALKNDLKVDFLISLATSGNDKFNNLIKLLAKNKRLELIPAILAELKTKKAIMQNVYIGKIYGEVELDNKQKEDIEEKFSKKFNANIKLDFVKKKYNGIKVELDELGIEVSFSVDRLKAQINEYILKAI; from the coding sequence ATGAATGAAATAGTTGCAAAAAAATATGTAAAAGCTATTTTGAATGGCTCTTCTTCAACTGATTTGGATATTTTTATTGAGAATTTGGAAAATATATCTAGTGCTTTTGAAAATGAAAAATTTCAAAATATCATAACTATGCCAGCTTTAAAAAATGATTTAAAAGTTGATTTTTTAATATCATTGGCTACAAGTGGTAATGATAAATTTAATAATTTAATAAAATTATTAGCTAAAAATAAAAGACTTGAACTAATTCCAGCTATATTAGCTGAGCTAAAAACAAAAAAAGCTATTATGCAAAATGTTTACATTGGTAAAATATATGGCGAAGTTGAGTTAGACAATAAGCAAAAAGAGGATATAGAAGAGAAATTTTCAAAGAAGTTTAATGCAAACATTAAGCTTGATTTTGTAAAAAAGAAATACAATGGAATAAAAGTAGAATTAGATGAATTAGGCATAGAGGTTAGCTTTTCGGTAGATAGACTGAAGGCACAAATTAACGAATATATATTAAAAGCAATTTAA